In Oryza glaberrima chromosome 8, OglaRS2, whole genome shotgun sequence, the following are encoded in one genomic region:
- the LOC127781542 gene encoding uncharacterized protein LOC127781542 isoform X1 translates to MAGKNGSLYAVLGVASNCSDADLRTAYRKLAMKWHPDKCGAAGSSAGGGAEAAKVRFQKIQGAYAVLSDPNKRILYDVGAYDSDGDDDGAGEILGDILEAMNKTGPTENGKNESFEDLQRQFEELFLRPPAPAPPTSSSFRSAQEDAGKSSKRRAGRT, encoded by the exons ATGGCCGGCAAGAACGGGAGCCTCTACGCGGTGCTCGGCGTCGCCAGCAACTGCTCCGACGCCGACCTGCGCACCGCCTACCGCAAGCTCGCCATG AAATGGCACCCGGACAAGTGCGGCGCCGCCGGGAGCTcagccggcggcggtgcagaGGCGGCCAAGGTGAGGTTCCAGAAGATCCAGGGAGCCTACGCCG TGCTCTCCGATCCCAACAAGAGGATCCTCTATGACGTCGGAGCctacgacagcgacggcgatgatgat GGCGCCGGTGAAATTCTCGGCGACATTCTCGAGGCCATGAACAAAACCGGCCCTACG GAGAATGGCAAGAACGAGAGCTTCGAAGACCTGCAGAGGCAGTTCGAGGAGCTgttcctccggccgccggcgccggcgccgccgacgtcgtcgtcgttccgGTCGGCG CAAGAGGACGCTGGGAAGTCTTCCAAGAGAAGGGCCGGAAGAACGTAG
- the LOC127781542 gene encoding uncharacterized protein LOC127781542 isoform X2, giving the protein MAGKNGSLYAVLGVASNCSDADLRTAYRKLAMKWHPDKCGAAGSSAGGGAEAAKVRFQKIQGAYAVLSDPNKRILYDVGAYDSDGDDDGAGEILGDILEAMNKTGPTENGKNESFEDLQRQFEELFLRPPAPAPPTSSSFRSAVRDCRVVHH; this is encoded by the exons ATGGCCGGCAAGAACGGGAGCCTCTACGCGGTGCTCGGCGTCGCCAGCAACTGCTCCGACGCCGACCTGCGCACCGCCTACCGCAAGCTCGCCATG AAATGGCACCCGGACAAGTGCGGCGCCGCCGGGAGCTcagccggcggcggtgcagaGGCGGCCAAGGTGAGGTTCCAGAAGATCCAGGGAGCCTACGCCG TGCTCTCCGATCCCAACAAGAGGATCCTCTATGACGTCGGAGCctacgacagcgacggcgatgatgat GGCGCCGGTGAAATTCTCGGCGACATTCTCGAGGCCATGAACAAAACCGGCCCTACG GAGAATGGCAAGAACGAGAGCTTCGAAGACCTGCAGAGGCAGTTCGAGGAGCTgttcctccggccgccggcgccggcgccgccgacgtcgtcgtcgttccgGTCGGCGGTACGTGACTGTCGTGTCGTACACCACTGA